In Candidatus Atribacteria bacterium, the following proteins share a genomic window:
- a CDS encoding cysteine hydrolase, producing MMKNIALLVIDVQKIYSLNHSRLKVNHVESVVENINKIIRYFENKNLPIIYIRHLHNPDGSDAGRMYDFSGKTRKIGFKKGSLEAEYIDDLIIIKGATEIIKNRYNSFFNTDLADLLNKLKINRVVIVGFMTNFCCESTARDAHDRDYYVDFIIDATGTPDLGIFNQEQIKLASAQTLSAGYVHILKTEEFLKI from the coding sequence ATGATGAAAAATATTGCTCTATTAGTCATAGACGTCCAAAAGATTTATTCTTTAAACCATTCTAGATTAAAAGTAAATCATGTGGAGAGTGTCGTTGAAAATATTAATAAAATAATCCGATATTTTGAAAATAAAAACCTACCCATAATTTATATCAGACATTTACATAATCCTGATGGCTCTGATGCCGGCAGAATGTATGATTTTAGCGGAAAAACAAGAAAAATAGGATTTAAAAAAGGGTCATTAGAAGCAGAATATATAGATGATCTTATAATAATTAAAGGCGCAACGGAAATCATTAAAAATAGGTATAACTCCTTTTTTAATACAGACTTGGCTGATCTTTTAAATAAATTAAAGATTAACCGGGTGGTTATTGTGGGATTCATGACTAACTTTTGCTGTGAATCTACCGCTCGAGACGCCCATGATCGAGACTATTATGTTGATTTTATTATCGATGCCACCGGTACACCGGATCTGGGTATATTCAATCAAGAGCAGATTAAACTTGCTTCGGCACAGACCCTTTCCGCAGGTTATGTCCATATTTTAAAGACCGAGGAATTTCTAAAAATATAA